In Chelmon rostratus isolate fCheRos1 chromosome 9, fCheRos1.pri, whole genome shotgun sequence, the following proteins share a genomic window:
- the sparc gene encoding SPARC, translated as MRVWIVFVLCLAGYAMAAPTEEEAIVEELVTEEPVVEEAEVGANPVQIEVGDFDEAIEIVEDVVAENPCLNHHCKKGKVCEVDESNTPMCVCQDPSTCPAAEGEFEHVCGTDNKTYDSSCHFFATKCTLEGTKKGHKLHLDYVGPCKLIEPCMDTELNEFPLRMRDWLKNVLVTLYERDEDNNLLTEKQKLRVKKIYENEKRLQAGDHSLDLLAHDFEKNYNMYIYPVHWQFGQLDQHPVDGYLTHTELSPLRAPLIPMEHCTTRFFEQCDADSDKYIALEEWATCFGLKDQDVDKDLIV; from the exons ATGAGGGTGTGGATCGTCTTCGTCCTGTGCCTGGCTGGCTACGCCATGGCTGCTCCT acTGAGGAGGAGGCCATCGTGGAAGAGCTAGTAACTGAGGAGCCAGTTGTTGAG GAGGCCGAGGTGGGGGCCAACCCAGTGCAGATTGAGGTCGGAGATTTTGACGAGGCCATTGAGATTGTTGAAGACGTCGTTGCTGAGA ATCCCTGCCTGAACCACCACTGCAAGAAGGGAAAAGTGTGTGAGGTCGATGAGAGCAACACccccatgtgtgtgtgccaggacCCCTCCACCTGCCCCGCCGCTGAGGGAGAGTTCGAGCAT gtCTGCGGCACCGACAACAAGACCTACGACTCCTCTTGCCACTTCTTTGCCACCAAGTGCACCCTGGAGGGAACCAAGAAGGGCCACAAGCTGCACCTCGACTACGTCGGACCCTGCAAAC tcatcGAGCCCTGCATGGACACCGAGCTGAACGAGTTCCCCCTGCGCATGAGGGACTGGCTGAAGAACGTTCTGGTGACTCTGTACGAGCGCGACGAGGACAACAACCTGCTGACCGAGAAGCAGAAGCTCAGG GTGAAGAAGATCTACGAGAACGAGAAGAGGCTGCAGGCTGGTGATCACTCTCTGGACCTGCTGGCTCACGACTTCGAGAAGAACTACAACATGTACATCTACCCCGTCCACTGGCAGTTCGGCCAGCTGGACCAGCACCCCGTCGACGG ATACCTGACCCACACAGAGCTCTCCCCCCTGCGTGCTCCTCTCATTCCCATGGAGCATTGCACCACCCGCTTCTTCGAGCAGTGCGACGCCGACAGCGACAAATACATCGCCCTGGAGGAGTGGGCCACATGCTTCGGCCTCAAGGATC aggacGTCGACAAAGACCTCATCGTCTAA
- the g3bp1 gene encoding ras GTPase-activating protein-binding protein 1 — MVMEKPSAQLVGREFVRQYYTLLNQAPDYLHRFYGKNSSYVHGGLDSNGKPVEAVYGQSEIHKRVMALSFRDCHTKIRHVDAHATLNEGVVVQVMGELSNNMQPMRKFMQTFVLAPEGTVANKFYVHNDVFRYQDEVFGDSDSEPPEESEDEVEEIEERVPSPDVAAEESAPFYDPVACSEPAVPGDEEEAAAASPEPEPEVEKEAEAAVVELKAETMLETQTDAHVSDDQTEKSPAAAPPTAEPAAVPAEPAPAAPEENRPFSWASVTSKNLPPSGAVPVSGIPPHVVKVTPTAPPRVEVKPESQTTTQRPQRDQRPREQRPGGPPPAHRGPRPVREGEQGESEGRRVVRYPDAQQLFVGNVPHDVDKTELKEFFEQYGTVLELRINSGGKLPNFGFVVFDDSEPVQKILSNRPIKFRGDVRLNVEEKKTRSAREGDRRDMRPRGPGGPGGPRERIGGGGGGPRGPPTRGGMAQKPSFGSGRGAGPSEGRYSAQRQ; from the exons ATGGTGATGGAGAAGCCAAGTGCCCAGCTGGTCGGGCGAGAGTTTGTCCGACAGTATTACACACTCCTGAACCAGGCCCCCGACTACCTGCACAG GTTTTATGGAAAGAACTCCTCCTACGTGCATGGCGGCCTGGACAGCAACGGCAAACCAGTAGAGGCTGTTTATGGACAATCT GAAATCCACAAGCGGGTGATGGCTCTGAGTTTCCGTGATTGTCACACCAAGATCAGGCACGTGGACGCCCACGCCACCCTGAACGAGGGTGTGGTGGTGCAGGTGATGGGCGAGCTGTCCAACAACATGCAGCCCATGAGGAAGTTCATGCAGACCTTTGTGCTGGCGCCCGAG gGTACCGTTGCAAACAAATTCTATGTCCACAACGATGTGTTTCGTTACCAAGACGAGGTGTTCGGCGACTCTGATTCTGAGCCTCCAGAAG agtccgaggatgaggtggaggagatcGAGGAGAGGGTTCCCTCCCCTGACGTTGCTGCAGAGGAGTCTGCTCCCTTCTACGACCCGGTAGCCTG TTCAGAGCCGGCGGTTCCTGGTGACGAGGAGGAAGCGGCAGCAGCGAGTCCAGAACCAGAGccagaggtggagaaggaggcCGAGGCCGCAGTCGTGGAGCTGAAGGCGGAGACGATGCTGGAGACACAGACGGACGCGCACGTGTCCGACGACCAGACAGAGAAAAGCCCCGCCGCCGCCCCGCCCACCGCAGAACCTGCCGCCGTGCCCGCAGAGCCCGCCCCCGCCGCTCCAGAAGAAAACAGG CCGTTCTCCTGGGCCTCTGTCACCAGTAAGAACCTCCCTCCCAGCGGGGCTGTCCCAGTCTCAGGAATCCCCCCACACGTCGTCAAAGTCACTCCCACAGCACCG CCCAGAGTGGAGGTGAAGCCCGAGTCccagacaacaacacagagaccacagagagaccagagaccgAGGGAACAGAGGCCTGGAGGTCCTCCGCCGGCACACAGAGGCCCCAgaccag TCCGGGAGGGTGAGCAGGGCGAGTCCGAGGGTCGCAGGGTGGTCAGGTACCCCGACGCCCAGCAGCTCTTCGTGGGCAACGTCCCTCACGACGTGGACAAGACAGAACTCAAGGAGTTCTTTGAAC AGTATGGTACAGTCCTGGAGCTGAGGATCAACAGTGGAGGGAAGCTACCGAACTTTGGTTTTGTGGTGTTTGACGACTCTGAGCCTGTGCAGAAGATCCTCAGCAACAGG CCCATTAAGTTCAGAGGCGACGTCCGCCTGAacgtggaggagaagaagacccGGTCGGCCAGGGAGGGCGACAGGCGGGACATGAGGCCCCGGGGTCCAGGGGGTCCCGGCGGTCCCAGGGAGCGAAtaggaggaggcggcggcggaCCCCGAGGCCCCCCCACTCGCGGAGGCATGGCACAGAAACCGAGCTTTGGCTCCGGGCGGGGCGCCGGGCCCAGCGAGGGCCGCTACTCTGCCCAGCGCCAGTGA